In Rhodanobacteraceae bacterium, the following proteins share a genomic window:
- a CDS encoding ParB/RepB/Spo0J family partition protein: MSAKKRGLGRGLDALLGDAAPAEPVANENTTTLPVESLQPGKYQPRTGMDPERLAELAASIRVHGVVQPVVVRRIGASRYEIIAGERRWRAAQQAGLHDIPVVLRDIPDQAAIAIALIENIQREDLNPLEEAQALKRLIDEFDLTHQDAADAVGRSRAAVSNLLRLLELAPEARRLLEAKKIDMGHARALLTLPTLLQVRLATQAAEHGWSVRELEAEARKAQAQPKTAAAKPRRDVNVQTLENELSERLAARVAIQQGRGGRGKLVIAYNSLDELDGILARIR; encoded by the coding sequence ATGTCAGCCAAGAAACGAGGACTCGGCCGCGGCCTCGACGCCCTGCTGGGCGACGCCGCGCCGGCCGAGCCGGTCGCCAACGAAAACACCACCACGCTGCCGGTGGAGTCGCTGCAGCCGGGCAAGTACCAACCGCGCACCGGAATGGATCCGGAGCGCCTGGCGGAACTGGCCGCATCGATCCGCGTGCACGGCGTGGTCCAGCCGGTGGTGGTGCGCCGCATCGGCGCCAGCCGCTACGAGATCATTGCCGGCGAACGCCGCTGGCGCGCGGCGCAGCAGGCCGGCCTGCACGACATTCCGGTGGTCCTGCGCGACATCCCCGACCAGGCGGCGATCGCCATCGCGCTGATCGAGAACATCCAGCGCGAGGACCTGAACCCGCTGGAAGAGGCGCAGGCACTCAAGCGCCTGATCGACGAGTTCGACTTGACCCACCAGGACGCCGCCGATGCGGTGGGCCGCTCGCGGGCGGCGGTCAGCAATCTGCTGCGCCTGCTCGAGTTGGCGCCCGAAGCGCGCCGGCTGCTGGAAGCGAAGAAGATCGACATGGGTCACGCGCGCGCGCTGCTGACCCTGCCGACCTTGCTGCAGGTGCGCCTGGCCACCCAGGCCGCCGAGCACGGCTGGAGCGTGCGCGAGCTCGAAGCGGAGGCGCGCAAGGCCCAGGCGCAGCCCAAGACCGCCGCCGCCAAGCCGCGCCGCGACGTCAACGTGCAGACCCTGGAGAACGAGCTGTCCGAACGCCTCGCCGCGCGCGTCGCCATCCAGCAGGGCCGTGGCGGTCGCGGGAAGCTGGTGATCGCCTACAACAGTCTGGATGAGCTGGACGGGATCCTGGCCAGGATCCGGTGA
- a CDS encoding N-acetyltransferase, whose product MNEANEVTHQPERQRFVLALDGAEALLEYRMVAADVIDFVHTYTPSALRGRGVAGRLVAAGVAHARERGWRVIGSCSYVAAWLAKNA is encoded by the coding sequence ATGAACGAAGCCAACGAAGTGACGCACCAACCCGAACGCCAGCGCTTCGTCCTCGCGCTCGACGGCGCGGAAGCCCTGCTCGAATACCGCATGGTGGCCGCTGACGTGATCGACTTCGTGCATACCTACACGCCGTCGGCGCTGCGCGGCCGCGGGGTGGCGGGCAGGCTGGTGGCTGCCGGCGTCGCGCATGCGCGCGAGCGCGGTTGGCGCGTGATCGGCAGTTGCAGCTATGTGGCGGCGTGGTTGGCGAAGAACGCCTGA
- a CDS encoding Rieske (2Fe-2S) protein codes for MRLCAADEVAEGQAIECADPRDTDGTTLIVLRCNGQVQAYLNVCPHAGRPLNWAPGRFLYAHGQLVCAAHGASFRPEDGHCIGGPCRGESLRRVPVMEVDGSVMAIDGTQ; via the coding sequence ATGCGACTGTGCGCCGCCGATGAAGTCGCCGAAGGCCAGGCGATCGAATGCGCCGACCCGCGCGACACCGACGGCACCACGCTCATCGTGCTGCGCTGCAATGGCCAGGTGCAGGCCTACCTGAATGTCTGTCCGCACGCCGGGCGCCCGCTGAACTGGGCGCCGGGGCGGTTTCTCTATGCGCACGGGCAACTGGTCTGCGCCGCCCACGGCGCGTCGTTCCGCCCGGAGGATGGCCATTGCATCGGCGGGCCCTGTCGTGGCGAGTCGCTGCGCCGCGTGCCGGTGATGGAGGTGGATGGCAGCGTGATGGCGATCGACGGAACGCAGTAG
- a CDS encoding DUF2798 domain-containing protein, giving the protein MPARYAPIVFGALLSAIMVALVTAFVLATSQGIHADFLGLWARKSLATWPVAFVAVTLLAPWVRKVVARVTG; this is encoded by the coding sequence ATTCCCGCACGTTACGCCCCGATCGTCTTCGGCGCCCTGCTGTCGGCCATCATGGTCGCGTTGGTCACCGCCTTCGTACTTGCCACCAGCCAGGGCATCCACGCCGACTTCCTGGGCCTGTGGGCGCGCAAGAGCCTCGCCACCTGGCCGGTGGCCTTCGTCGCCGTGACTTTGCTCGCGCCCTGGGTCAGGAAAGTGGTGGCGCGGGTGACCGGCTAG